In the genome of Triticum urartu cultivar G1812 chromosome 5, Tu2.1, whole genome shotgun sequence, one region contains:
- the LOC125556140 gene encoding probable potassium transporter 17: MSTGAHMDLEAEPGGVPAAAPPPPADVGNVRKDLFLAYKTLGVVFGGLVTSPLYVFSTMHMSSPTEADFLGIYSIMFWTLTLIGVVKYVGIALNADDHGEGGTFAMYSLLCRHANMGILPSKRVYSAEEQLLHNQSKTTKTPSNLGKFFERSLTARRVLLFMSILGMCMLIGDGVLTPAISVLSAIQGLRAPFPAVTQPVVAFLSAAILIGLFLVQKYGTSKVSFLFSPIMAAWTFTTPMVGIYSIFRYYPGIFKAISPHYIVHFFLKNKKEGWQMLGATVLAITGAEAMFADLGHFSKKAIQIAFLSSVYPSLILTYAGQTACLINHLKDTDQENIGKVFDDAFYKFIPRPVYWPMFVIATLAAIVASQSLISATFSVIKQSVVLDYFPRVKVVHTSDENEGEVYSPETNYILMVLCVGVILGFGGGQAIGNAFGLVVIMVMLITSIMLTLVMIIIWRTPPVLIAAYFVPFVIMEGSYVSAVFTKFTEGGWLPFAISMILALIMFVWYYGRQKKTEYERANKITAERLGELLAKPEVQRVQGLCFFYSNIQDGLTPILGHYIRNMSSLHSVTVFVTLRYLLVPKVDPRQRIAVRRLGPRGVYQCTVQYGYADNLSLKGGDDLAARVVSCLKQHVEAGADGQPSPVSAAEEAADLEAARAAGVVHVRGKMRLYVGDDAGWFDKVMLRFYEFLHSICRSALPALGVPLQQRVEIGMLYKV; encoded by the exons ATGTCAACCGGGGCCCACATGGATCTAGAGGCGGAGCCGGGCGGCGTCCCGGCggccgccccaccaccgccggccGAC GTTGGCAATGTTCGCAAAGATCTATTCCTCGCGTACAAGACTCTCGGCGTGGTCTTCGGTGGCCTCGTTACCTCTCCGCTCTATGTTTTTTCCACGATGCACATGTCATCCCCCACAGAAGCTGACTTTCTGGGAATATACAGCATAATGTTTTGGACTCTTACTTTAATTGGTGTCGTCAAGTATGTAGGCATAGCTCTCAACGCTGATGATCACGGTGAAG GTGGTACATTTGCCATGTATTCTCTGTTGTGTAGGCATGCCAatatgggcatccttccttccaAGAGAGTGTATTCAGCAGAAGAACAGCTGCTTCACAATCAGTCAAAAACAACTAAAACCCCTAGTAATCTGGGCAAGTTCTTTGAGCGAAGCTTAACTGCAAGAAGGGTATTGTTATTCATGTCAATTCTTGGGATGTGCATGCTCATTGGAGATGGTGTCCTAACTCCTGCTATTTCAG TGTTATCAGCAATCCAGGGACTGCGCGCGCCATTTCCTGCTGTGACTCAAC CTGTCGTGGCATTTCTATCTGCGGCAATTCTTATTGGCTTATTCTTAGTGCAAAAATATGGGACTTCAAAAGTGAGCTTTCTGTTTTCTCCAATCATGGCAGCATGGACTTTCACCACTCCGATGGTTGGAATATACAGCATTTTTCGTTACTACCCCGGCATATTCAAAGCCATTTCGCCACATTATATTGTTCATTTCTTCCTAAAGAATAAAAAGGAAGGGTGGCAGATGCTTGGTGCCACTGTTCTAGCCATCACAG GTGCGGAAGCTATGTTCGCCGATCTTGGCCACTTCAGCAAAAAGGCTATTCAG ATAGCGTTTCTATCCAGCGTATATCCTTCTCTGATCCTCACTTATGCCGGGCAAACAGCATGCCTTATTAATCATCTCAAAGACACCGATCAAGAGAACATTGGCAAAGTCTTCGATGATGCGTTCTACAAATTTATCCCTCGCCCTGTTTACTGGCCGATGTTCGTCATCGCGACGCTCGCAGCCATTGTTGCAAGCCAATCCTTAATCTCGGCAACATTTTCTGTCATCAAGCAATCAGTTGTCCTGGACTACTTCCCACGTGTCAAAGTGGTGCACACATCGGATGAAAATGAAGGGGAGGTTTACTCGCCAGAAACTAATTACATTCTGATGGTGCTGTGCGTTGGTGTTATACTAGGCTTTGGAGGTGGACAAGCGATAGGGAATGCTTTTG GCCTTGTGGTGATCATGGTCATGCTCATAACCTCAATCATGCTGACTCTTGTGATGATCATCATATGGAGAACGCCGCCCGTTCTCATCGCGGCGTACTTCGTCCCGTTCGTCATCATGGAAGGGTCCTATGTCAGTGCCGTCTTCACCAAGTTCACGGAAGGTGGCTGGCTTCCCTTCGCCATCTCCATGATCCTCGCCTTGATCATGTTCGTCTGGTACTACGGCAGGCAAAAGAAAACAGAGTACGAGAGGGCGAACAAGATAACCGCGGAGCGCCTCGGCGAGCTCTTGGCGAAGCCGGAGGTCCAGAGGGTGCAGGGCCTGTGCTTCTTCTACAGCAACATACAGGACGGGCTGACCCCCATACTCGGCCACTACATCCGCAACATGAGCTCGCTGCACTCGGTGACGGTCTTCGTGACCCTGAGGTACCTGCTGGTTCCCAAGGTCGACCCGCGGCAGAGGATCGCGGTCAGGAGGCTCGGGCCGAGAGGGGTGTACCAGTGCACCGTCCAGTACGGCTACGCCGACAACCTGAGCCTCAAGGGCGGCGACGACCTCGCCGCGCGCGTCGTGAGCTGCCTGAAGCAGCACGTCGAGGCGGGCGCCGACGGGCAGCCGTCGCCCGTCTCCGccgcggaggaggcggcggacctggaggcggcgcgggcggccgGGGTGGTGCACGTCCGGGGCAAGATGAGGCTCTACGTGGGCGACGACGCCGGCTGGTTCGACAAGGTGATGCTCCGGTTCTACGAGTTCCTGCACAGCATCTGCCGGTCGGCGCTGCCGGCCCTCGGGGTGCCCCTGCAGCAGCGCGTCGAGATAGGCATGCTCTACAAGGTCTGA